In the Phycisphaerales bacterium genome, one interval contains:
- a CDS encoding biotin--[acetyl-CoA-carboxylase] ligase: protein MPALTPLDQWADMLEAVTANSVHLNRVVVLAETDSTQDACRRLGLEPGLVVATGRQKSGRGRLGRTWLDTEEHGVALSVVLDDPRGVLPLAAPIATAMALESFIDMPISLKWPNDVLVAAASETSSVGRKLAGILIERTSEVAIVGIGINVGQSTWPEPVAQRAVSLRQMGYEVDRISVCQRLLIELDQQLDASLGSLREQWGNRDALRGQQVTVTSGKQQHQGIVEATDPTGTLRLISDGRVLELESATATIASI from the coding sequence ATGCCAGCGCTCACGCCACTCGATCAATGGGCGGACATGCTCGAAGCGGTTACTGCCAACAGCGTGCATTTGAATCGTGTGGTTGTTCTTGCTGAAACAGATTCAACTCAGGATGCCTGTCGACGTCTGGGGTTGGAACCTGGTCTGGTTGTTGCAACTGGTCGTCAGAAGTCTGGGCGAGGTCGGTTAGGGCGTACCTGGTTGGACACAGAAGAGCATGGTGTTGCACTGAGTGTTGTTTTAGATGATCCGCGCGGTGTTCTACCACTTGCCGCGCCAATTGCGACAGCGATGGCATTGGAGTCATTCATAGACATGCCAATCTCACTGAAGTGGCCCAACGATGTATTAGTCGCCGCAGCTTCTGAGACGTCATCAGTTGGTCGTAAGCTGGCGGGCATTCTGATCGAACGAACGAGTGAAGTGGCGATTGTTGGCATTGGTATCAATGTCGGTCAATCAACTTGGCCTGAGCCAGTCGCTCAACGAGCGGTCAGTTTGAGACAGATGGGCTATGAAGTCGACCGCATCAGCGTTTGCCAGCGTCTGCTCATCGAGCTGGATCAACAACTGGATGCATCATTGGGATCGCTTCGTGAGCAATGGGGGAACCGTGATGCGCTGCGGGGCCAGCAGGTCACCGTCACTTCCGGTAAGCAACAGCATCAGGGCATCGTAGAAGCCACAGATCCCACTGGGACACTGCGATTGATCAGTGATGGCAGGGTGCTGGAGTTGGAGTCGGCGACCGCCACCATCGCATCCATATAA
- the nadC gene encoding carboxylating nicotinate-nucleotide diphosphorylase, with protein sequence MSDASRHHDSTSTSAVDRGLCASIENAATTLMPPLVASELLIRTLAEDEIHLGDVTTRSMVGASEVLSAQMMTRKPGVIAGLGPLASGLRETPWAKELSMTPIVADGDRVAAGQAIASVTGSSQIALELERSLLNLLCLSCGVATLTAQFVAAVSHTKAVICGTRKTIPGLRAWQKYAVICGGGEPHRMSLADAAMFKDNHLAGVKNVDLAHRVAEASRRARALRPLKFVAVEVDTIDQFQSLLNVDDALVDIALMDNMPADLLARCVALRDKAKSRLLLEATGNVTLANVAALAESGVDRISTGSITHSASWLDIGLDITFESDSREAIS encoded by the coding sequence ATGTCAGATGCAAGCAGACATCATGATTCCACTTCAACAAGTGCTGTAGATAGGGGCCTTTGTGCTTCTATCGAGAATGCTGCCACGACGTTGATGCCGCCTCTTGTCGCAAGCGAGCTACTGATTCGTACCTTGGCGGAAGATGAAATTCACTTAGGTGACGTGACCACTCGTAGCATGGTTGGTGCTTCAGAGGTGTTGTCAGCTCAAATGATGACGCGAAAACCAGGGGTCATCGCAGGATTGGGGCCATTGGCCAGCGGTCTAAGAGAGACGCCCTGGGCCAAGGAACTTTCAATGACGCCAATCGTCGCTGATGGAGATCGCGTTGCCGCTGGGCAAGCGATTGCATCGGTTACGGGCTCGAGTCAAATTGCTCTTGAGCTTGAGAGAAGCTTGTTGAACTTACTCTGTCTTAGCTGTGGTGTTGCGACGCTCACCGCCCAATTTGTTGCAGCAGTATCGCATACCAAGGCGGTGATTTGTGGCACGCGTAAGACGATTCCAGGTTTGCGCGCATGGCAGAAATACGCGGTGATTTGTGGCGGTGGTGAGCCGCATCGCATGAGCCTCGCTGATGCAGCCATGTTTAAGGACAACCATCTTGCAGGGGTTAAGAATGTCGATTTGGCGCATCGTGTAGCAGAGGCATCTCGTCGAGCTCGCGCGCTCAGGCCGTTGAAATTTGTTGCGGTTGAAGTTGACACAATTGATCAGTTTCAGTCGCTGCTCAATGTTGATGACGCGCTAGTGGATATCGCGTTGATGGACAATATGCCAGCTGATCTCTTGGCTCGGTGTGTTGCCTTGCGAGATAAAGCAAAGAGTCGTTTGCTCTTAGAGGCAACGGGTAATGTCACATTGGCTAATGTCGCAGCACTTGCAGAGAGTGGTGTCGATCGAATTTCGACTGGATCAATTACACATAGCGCTTCCTGGCTCGACATCGGACTAGACATTACATTTGAATCTGATTCTCGTGAGGCTATTTCTTAA
- a CDS encoding HIT family protein, producing MTHHEPTIFDKIISGEIPCHRVYEDDLVLAFLDINPLSPGHLLVIPKERAAQLHLLSDEAAAALGRVLPRLCRAVREATDIEAYNVLQNNGDSANQAVFHVHFHIIPKIPDGQGLNMNWSTHPFDNGQTLAKAIAEKIR from the coding sequence ATGACTCATCATGAACCAACCATTTTCGACAAGATAATCAGCGGTGAAATACCCTGCCACCGCGTTTATGAGGATGACCTTGTACTCGCATTTCTGGATATCAACCCCCTGTCTCCAGGACATTTGTTGGTTATTCCAAAAGAACGCGCGGCACAACTCCATTTACTGAGCGATGAAGCAGCCGCAGCACTCGGCCGCGTGCTTCCTCGCCTGTGCCGAGCCGTAAGAGAAGCAACCGATATTGAAGCCTACAACGTCTTACAAAACAATGGCGATAGCGCAAACCAAGCCGTGTTCCATGTTCACTTTCATATTATTCCCAAGATACCCGACGGCCAAGGTCTCAATATGAATTGGTCAACTCATCCATTCGACAACGGCCAAACGCTCGCCAAGGCCATTGCCGAAAAGATTCGCTAA
- the ppdK gene encoding pyruvate, phosphate dikinase — protein MPTTVKRRKSTVRKKKTVQKRSSRRSGSMTYAFGPRRTDGRGSDKQLLGGKGANLAEMTTIGLPVPPGFTITTETCAAFDKAGGKLPPGLMDEVRSQIGRLEKETGKRFGDSSNPLLVSVRSGAAVSMPGMMDTVLNLGLNDKAVKGLAKVTENERFALDAFRRLINMFGDVVMDVDHHRFEAEFAKIKKRYKTQVDADVPIKGMQSLCESYKKVYRSQVGKSFPQDPYKQLALSIEAVFKSWNSKRAIRYRQINEITGLVGTAVNVQVMVFGNMGDDSGTGVGFTRDPSTGENKFFGEFLINAQGEDVVAGIRTPKPLKEMKDWNRKAFNQLMEIKKILEDHYHDMQDIEFTIERERLFMLQTRNGKRTGAASLKIAVDMVREKRITRAEALGRIAPDDITQLLLPSFAPEAKKKAKVLATGLPASPGASTGMLAFTAEEAVARTQAGESVLLVRNETSPEDVDGMHHAAGILTSTGGMTSHAAVVARGWGKCCVAGAGSLRINEKARILKIDGKNYNHKSVLSIDGSTGEVMDGEVATRLPQLSGDFSTIMRWSDDVRRLKVRTNADTPADAKRARDFGAQGIGLCRTEHMFFEGDRIKAMREMIMVEEEPARRRALKKLLPFQRRDFVGIFTAMKGLPVTIRLLDPPLHEFLPREEATQKALAKTMGISLARLRERITELHEFNPMLGHRGCRLVVTYPEILEMQVTAIVEAMIACKKKRIAALPEIMIPLVGMEQELAVLRSQVEEVIVRVKKAKKFTGKLDIPIGTMIEIPRAALTAGDVAQHADFFSFGTNDLTQLTYGFSRDDVGTFLPDYIERGLLERDPFQSIDVPGVGQLVSEAVLRGRAVHPNMKLGVCGEHGGDPASIRFFDEVGLDYVSCSPFRVPIARLVAAQSTLEQS, from the coding sequence ATGCCCACCACGGTGAAAAGACGGAAGTCAACAGTCCGAAAGAAAAAGACAGTTCAGAAACGTTCATCGCGTCGATCTGGCAGCATGACCTATGCCTTTGGCCCCCGGCGCACTGATGGCCGTGGCAGTGATAAACAACTGCTTGGTGGAAAAGGTGCGAATCTGGCTGAGATGACCACTATTGGTTTACCAGTGCCGCCTGGTTTCACAATTACCACTGAGACCTGCGCCGCTTTTGACAAAGCTGGAGGTAAGTTGCCGCCCGGACTTATGGATGAGGTGCGCAGTCAAATTGGTCGCTTGGAGAAAGAGACCGGCAAACGTTTCGGAGATTCGTCTAATCCGTTGTTGGTTTCAGTGCGGAGTGGTGCTGCAGTTTCAATGCCTGGCATGATGGATACGGTGCTCAATCTTGGCTTAAATGATAAGGCTGTCAAAGGTCTCGCCAAAGTAACCGAAAATGAGCGGTTTGCATTAGATGCTTTCCGTCGACTCATCAATATGTTTGGTGATGTTGTGATGGATGTAGACCATCACCGCTTTGAAGCTGAATTTGCGAAGATCAAAAAACGTTACAAGACCCAAGTTGATGCTGACGTGCCTATAAAGGGCATGCAGTCTTTATGTGAGTCTTATAAAAAGGTTTATCGATCCCAAGTTGGAAAATCTTTTCCTCAAGATCCATACAAACAACTGGCTTTGTCAATCGAAGCGGTCTTTAAGTCTTGGAACTCTAAGCGAGCCATTCGTTACCGGCAGATCAATGAGATTACGGGTTTAGTTGGTACGGCTGTCAACGTGCAGGTCATGGTCTTTGGCAATATGGGTGATGACTCTGGTACGGGGGTTGGATTTACACGAGATCCCTCTACAGGTGAGAATAAGTTCTTTGGTGAGTTTCTCATCAATGCTCAGGGGGAAGATGTTGTCGCGGGTATTCGTACTCCAAAGCCCCTGAAAGAGATGAAGGACTGGAACCGAAAGGCCTTCAATCAGCTGATGGAGATCAAAAAGATCCTCGAAGATCATTACCACGATATGCAGGACATTGAATTCACGATTGAGCGTGAACGACTGTTCATGCTGCAAACGCGAAATGGCAAGCGAACGGGTGCCGCGTCACTGAAAATCGCTGTTGATATGGTTCGAGAGAAACGAATTACACGAGCTGAAGCACTGGGCCGTATCGCTCCAGATGACATCACTCAATTGCTACTCCCGAGCTTTGCGCCGGAGGCAAAGAAAAAAGCCAAGGTCCTTGCGACTGGTTTGCCAGCATCGCCGGGTGCCTCAACTGGCATGCTTGCGTTTACCGCTGAAGAAGCGGTGGCTCGCACACAGGCTGGTGAATCCGTATTGCTTGTGCGCAATGAAACATCACCTGAAGATGTCGATGGCATGCACCATGCAGCAGGTATTCTCACCTCAACTGGTGGTATGACTTCTCATGCAGCCGTCGTTGCACGTGGCTGGGGAAAATGTTGTGTGGCGGGTGCTGGTTCACTTCGAATTAATGAGAAAGCCCGGATCTTAAAAATTGATGGAAAAAACTACAATCATAAATCGGTTCTCTCTATCGATGGATCAACGGGTGAGGTAATGGATGGTGAGGTAGCAACACGCTTGCCACAGCTTTCCGGTGATTTTTCTACCATCATGCGTTGGTCTGATGATGTCCGCCGCTTGAAGGTGAGAACCAACGCTGATACGCCTGCCGACGCAAAACGCGCTCGCGATTTTGGGGCACAGGGGATCGGGCTATGTCGTACGGAGCACATGTTCTTCGAGGGCGACCGTATTAAAGCGATGCGCGAAATGATTATGGTTGAAGAAGAGCCAGCTCGGCGCCGCGCGCTTAAGAAGTTGTTGCCTTTTCAGCGACGCGACTTCGTGGGCATCTTTACAGCGATGAAGGGGTTGCCGGTGACGATCCGCTTGCTCGATCCTCCATTGCATGAGTTCTTGCCTCGTGAAGAGGCCACGCAAAAAGCACTCGCCAAAACAATGGGAATATCGCTTGCTCGCTTAAGAGAGCGCATCACTGAGCTCCATGAATTCAATCCAATGTTGGGACATCGGGGTTGCCGTCTGGTGGTCACGTATCCAGAAATTTTGGAGATGCAAGTGACTGCGATCGTGGAGGCCATGATTGCATGTAAGAAGAAACGCATTGCAGCCCTTCCTGAAATTATGATTCCACTGGTTGGTATGGAGCAAGAATTAGCCGTCTTGCGTAGCCAGGTTGAGGAAGTCATTGTTCGGGTTAAGAAAGCCAAGAAGTTCACAGGCAAACTAGACATTCCTATCGGGACCATGATTGAGATTCCGCGTGCGGCCTTGACCGCTGGAGATGTTGCTCAGCATGCAGATTTCTTTAGTTTTGGGACCAATGATCTCACGCAGTTGACCTATGGTTTTAGTCGTGATGATGTAGGCACCTTCTTGCCAGACTATATTGAGCGTGGACTGCTTGAGAGAGATCCTTTCCAGTCAATTGATGTTCCTGGTGTGGGTCAGTTGGTCAGTGAAGCTGTCTTGCGTGGTAGAGCAGTGCACCCAAACATGAAGCTCGGTGTTTGTGGTGAGCACGGCGGTGATCCCGCTTCTATTCGCTTCTTTGACGAGGTCGGTCTTGATTATGTGAGTTGTTCACCATTCCGTGTGCCGATTGCTCGGTTAGTGGCAGCTCAGTCAACTTTGGAGCAGTCGTAG
- a CDS encoding anthranilate synthase component I family protein: MRLSANKLSWQCDPKTLIAAWPEYWPLALANFAHRDCVDAHADAHRQHSSSKVTVIARPQGRYCCMPDHKTTSCPLWSSYDDSQPPFQPNDLTGQPLDDLDLLLSWTAVPPINDPQTSPFLGGWIASIGYELCSQLEPTVTPRPISPDRAHWPLLEMLWCPTAFVHDADRDQWWAVGHWTESELETLMNAMALGENVGEQSIQCVSTNALISENAYVEKIDDVLDYIAAGDVFQVNLTQQFETTVTGSPRQLATRVACEPQAHFGAYLELGAQDGDTNARRWLASLSPELFLSFNPQTREVKTRPIKGTLAANQPAQTLLDSEKDKAELHMIIDLMRNDLGRVCTFGSITVSRDRWIETYPTVHHAIGEVTGVLKQGVQPGSLLKATFPPGSVTGAPKVRAMQIIRDLEPQPRGPYCGAIGLFGNDGSIELNVSIRTLWAYDESNTLGNPIQAKMYYGAGGGIVADSNPQAEYKESLQKMAVVEDLLTLPTPQTNPVTV; encoded by the coding sequence ATGCGCCTCTCGGCAAACAAGCTCTCCTGGCAATGTGATCCCAAGACACTCATTGCCGCATGGCCAGAATACTGGCCACTGGCCTTGGCAAATTTTGCTCACAGAGATTGTGTGGACGCTCATGCAGACGCACACCGTCAGCATTCATCATCCAAAGTAACAGTGATCGCCCGACCCCAAGGCCGCTATTGCTGCATGCCAGATCACAAGACCACATCCTGCCCACTTTGGAGCAGCTATGACGATAGTCAACCTCCATTTCAGCCCAATGATCTCACTGGCCAGCCTCTCGACGACCTTGATCTTCTCCTGAGCTGGACTGCGGTACCTCCCATAAATGATCCTCAGACCTCACCGTTCCTTGGTGGCTGGATCGCATCAATCGGCTACGAACTGTGCAGCCAACTTGAGCCAACGGTGACACCAAGGCCCATAAGTCCAGACAGGGCTCATTGGCCATTGTTGGAAATGCTCTGGTGCCCAACAGCATTCGTCCATGATGCCGACCGTGACCAATGGTGGGCCGTTGGCCACTGGACTGAATCAGAATTAGAAACACTGATGAACGCAATGGCGCTCGGTGAAAATGTCGGCGAACAGTCAATCCAGTGTGTTTCAACCAACGCCCTGATTTCAGAGAACGCCTATGTTGAGAAAATCGACGACGTACTCGACTACATCGCTGCAGGCGATGTCTTTCAAGTCAATCTGACCCAGCAGTTCGAAACAACTGTGACAGGTAGCCCCCGCCAACTTGCCACGCGCGTTGCCTGCGAGCCTCAAGCACATTTTGGTGCCTATCTTGAGCTGGGAGCACAAGATGGCGACACGAATGCAAGACGATGGCTGGCATCTCTTAGCCCAGAGCTTTTCTTGTCATTCAATCCTCAGACAAGAGAAGTAAAAACGCGTCCCATCAAAGGCACATTAGCTGCCAACCAACCTGCTCAGACACTACTTGATTCTGAAAAAGACAAAGCTGAACTCCATATGATCATTGATCTGATGCGCAACGATCTAGGTCGTGTTTGTACCTTTGGCTCCATCACTGTCTCCCGTGATCGATGGATTGAGACGTATCCGACAGTCCATCATGCCATTGGTGAAGTCACCGGAGTCCTGAAACAAGGGGTTCAACCTGGCTCACTGCTCAAAGCAACCTTTCCTCCAGGCTCAGTCACCGGCGCGCCCAAGGTTCGAGCGATGCAGATTATTCGAGATCTTGAGCCACAACCGCGCGGTCCGTATTGTGGCGCTATCGGCCTTTTCGGAAACGATGGCTCCATCGAATTGAACGTCTCGATCAGAACGCTTTGGGCGTACGATGAGTCGAATACACTGGGCAATCCAATTCAGGCGAAGATGTACTATGGCGCTGGCGGTGGCATCGTGGCAGATTCCAATCCACAAGCTGAATACAAAGAGAGCTTGCAGAAGATGGCTGTGGTCGAAGATCTACTGACCCTTCCTACACCTCAAACCAACCCCGTTACCGTTTAG
- a CDS encoding class I SAM-dependent methyltransferase produces the protein MSESHEQWFLSGDEVYDQDRSDAQIYGLLDWLGEAPKQVIDQGCGTGRVLVPLASEGHEVLGVDHDQQSVDSCCSLLQSKGIKAKVICADFHQPLPNETGRADAIICLGNTFMLLVDPLEAANLLGQWRAQLKPGGAIIIDDIPQDLLSELTEGRWQDGVSEDGHLQLAWAHGDLVFAIRTGEAVNEEEPGVLPGEPCFRLWTMGALELVASQAGFERPQWLSNAGLLVFKAI, from the coding sequence GTGAGTGAATCGCATGAGCAGTGGTTTCTGAGCGGTGACGAGGTTTATGACCAAGATCGATCTGATGCGCAAATCTACGGTTTGTTGGATTGGCTTGGTGAAGCGCCAAAGCAAGTGATTGACCAGGGCTGTGGAACGGGGCGGGTGCTTGTGCCTCTCGCATCAGAAGGACATGAAGTTCTTGGTGTCGACCATGACCAGCAGAGCGTGGATTCTTGTTGCTCGTTGCTTCAATCTAAGGGAATCAAGGCCAAGGTCATCTGTGCTGATTTTCATCAACCGCTGCCAAATGAGACTGGTCGCGCCGATGCCATCATTTGTTTAGGTAACACTTTTATGCTTTTGGTGGATCCATTAGAAGCGGCTAACTTATTGGGGCAATGGCGAGCCCAATTGAAGCCTGGTGGGGCCATCATTATTGATGATATTCCTCAGGACCTACTCAGTGAACTGACCGAGGGACGATGGCAGGATGGAGTCAGCGAGGATGGCCACCTTCAGCTGGCTTGGGCTCACGGAGATCTTGTTTTTGCCATCCGCACTGGGGAGGCAGTCAACGAGGAAGAACCTGGCGTTCTGCCCGGCGAACCCTGCTTTCGCTTATGGACCATGGGTGCACTGGAATTAGTGGCCAGTCAGGCGGGATTTGAACGGCCTCAATGGCTCTCAAATGCGGGATTATTGGTCTTTAAGGCCATCTGA